A window of the Parambassis ranga chromosome 17, fParRan2.1, whole genome shotgun sequence genome harbors these coding sequences:
- the ackr4a gene encoding atypical chemokine receptor 4: MDVLEDDYYYYGNISFNFSYDDYPAVCEKGDIRSFAGIFLPIMYTVCLVVGLAGNALVVAVYAYHKRLKTMTDAFLSHLAVADLLLLLTLPFWAADAARGWELGHVVCKVVSACYTVNFTCCMMLLACISLDRYLALVRAQGKDQRGWLQRTLTRRHCWKVCLAVWVTGGLLGLPDLILSDVIWTSNRSVCLAVYPPSMARGGKAALEVTEVLLGFLFPLLVMVICYWTIGRALKGLTVENRGKKWKNLHVLLIVVGAFIVTQLPFNVLKVYRAMDSVYTLVTHCGTSKVLDQATQVTESLALTHCCLNPILYAFVGSSFKQHMMKVAKRFGEKRRNRTRRRGETPAEEDRVEISFNSHSASQETNTFSI; the protein is encoded by the coding sequence ATGGATGTTTTGGAGGACGATTACTACTACTACGGCAACATCAGCTTCAACTTCAGCTATGATGATTACCCGGCCGTGTGTGAGAAGGGCGACATCCGGTCCTTTGCTGGGATCTTCCTCCCCATTATGTACACAGTGTGTCTTGTAGTTGGGCTGGCTGGAAATGCTTTAGTAGTGGCTGTCTATGCCTACCACAAACGCCTGAAGACCATGACAGATGCATTCTTGAGCCATCTGGCTGTGGCCGACCTGCTTTTGCTTCTAACCTTGCCTTTCTGGGCTGCAGATGCAGCAAGAGGGTGGGAGCTGGGACATGTTGTCTGTAAAGTGGTGTCAGCCTGCTACACAGTGAACTTCACCTGCTGCATGATGCTCTTGGCCTGTATCAGCCTGGATCGTTACTTAGCATTAGTCAGAGCACAGGGTAAAGACCAAAGAGGGTGGCTTCAAAGGACATTAACGAGGAGACACTGCTGGAAGGTGTGTTTAGCAGTTTGGGTGACAGGAGGTCTTCTTGGCCTTCCTGATCTGATACTCTCAGATGTGATATGGACATCTAACAGAAGTGTCTGTTTGGCTGTCTATCCTCCATCCATGGCTCGAGGTGGTAAAGCTGCTCTGGAGGTCACTGAGGTGCTGTTGGGATTCCTGTTTCCTTTACTAGTTATGGTGATCTGTTACTGGAccataggcagagcactaaagGGCCTCACAGTTGAGAACAGAGGCAAGAAATGGAAGAATCTGCATGTCCTTCTGATAGTAGTTGGAGCTTTCATAGTCACTCAACTGCCCTTCAATGTGCTGAAGGTATACCGTGCAATGGACTCTGTCTACACTTTGGTGACACACTGTGGGACAAGTAAAGTGCTTGATCAGGCAACTCAGGTAACAGAAAGCCTGGCCCTGACTCACTGCTGCCTTAACCCAATCCTGTATGCCTTTGTTGGGTCTTCcttcaagcagcacatgatgaaAGTGGCCAAGAGGTTTGGAGAGAAGAGACGGAACAGAACCAGAAGGAGAGGGGAAACTCCTGCAGAGGAGGACCGTGTGGAGATTTCATTCAACTCCCACAGTGCATCCCAAGAGACAAACACCTTCTCCATATAA
- the e2f5 gene encoding transcription factor E2F5 isoform X2 has protein sequence MELETTETVRSTQSRHEKSLGLLTMKFVSLLQEAKDGVLDLKVAADSLAVKQKRRIYDITNVLEGVGLIEKKNKNMIQWRGENTGSQTQEVMEQLKFLKAQISDLETQEKTLDDQKVWLEDNIKHLNHDPITSTYKFVTHEDICSAFSGETLLAVVAPAGTQLEVPLPEMGQTGQKKYQVNLRSHSAPIQVMLINRDSDAKVPIVFPVPPSDDIYPMPSPPNTPASLQRFPLSTSAFSSSNTSSSYCSQDSVCSDHQMVLPEHNELTPSSTPPDVQMECYSQSAAELEQQHIDFQSELDVTSLLKLSTVGDHMKDDRQGAVDLIDELMSDGIDYNFNLDDNEGVCDLFDMQILNY, from the exons ATGGAGTTGGAAACCACGGAGACGGTTCGCTCGACACAGAGCCGCCATGAGAAAAGTTTGGGGCTCCTCACTATGAAGTTCGTTAGCCTGCTACAAGAAGCTAAGGATGGTGTCCTCGATTTGAAAGTG GCTGCAGACAGCTTAGCTGTGAAGCAGAAGAGGAGAATATATGACATCACCAATGTCCTGGAAGGTGTTGGGCTGATtgagaaaaagaacaagaatATGATCCAGTGGAG GGGGGAGAACACAGGCAGCCAAACTCAGGAGGTGATGGAGCAGCTTAAATTTTTAAAAGCTCAAATCTCTGACCTAGAGACCCAAGAGAAGACACTGGATGATCAGAAGGTCTGGCTTGAAGATAATATCAAACACCTCAACCATGATCCCATCACCAGCAC GTATAAATTTGTGACACATGAAGATATCTGCAGTGCTTTTAGTGGAGAAACTCTTCTTGCTGTTGTGGCTCCTGCTGGGACGCAGCTGGAGGTGCCCTTACCTGAAATG GGTCAGACTGGTCAGAAGAAGTACCAGGTGAACCTGCGCAGCCACTCGGCTCCCATCCAGGTCATGCTCATCAACAGGGATTCAGATGCCAAAGTACCCATAGTTTTTCCTGTTCCACCCAGTGACGACATCTACCCAATGCCATCTCCACCCAATACCCCTGCCAGCCTGCAGAGGTTCCCACTTTCCACATCAGCATTTTCATCTTCCAACACCAGCTCGTCTTACTGTAGCCAGGACTCCGTTTGCTCAGACCACCAGATGGTGCTACCAGAACACAATGAATTGACACCTTCATCTACCCCTCCTGATGTGCAGATGG AATGTTACAGCCAGTCAGCTGCAGAGTTGGAGCAGCAGCACATAGATTTCCAGTCTGAGCTGGATGTGACCAGCTTGCTCAAGCTCAGCACTGTTGGAGACCACATGAAGGATGACAGACAGG GAGCTGTTGACCTGATTGATGAACTAATGTCTGATG GTATAGACTACAACTTCAACCTGGACGACAATGAGGGAGTGTGTGACCTGTTTGACATGCAGATCCTCAAttactga